A segment of the Sporocytophaga myxococcoides genome:
ATTGAAGAAATCCAGCTCAGTTTTATGAGGAAGATGTTTTTTTAAATCAGAGGGATCGAATTCGTAGTTGGCAAGAATTAGATTTCTCCATTGAGCTTGCAGAAATACATTTTTCATAAGTTAAAAATGAATTGAACTTAGAATAAATTAATGATAAAAAATTCATTTTCCAGCCTTTTCTAAAAAAGTTTTACCAACCTGTTAAACGTGCTTTTTTAATCCCTTTCTCTGTCCTAAATTTGATAGAAAAAGCAAAACAGTTTTGTATAAAAAAATTCTACTCCCGCTTCTTTTTCAAATTGATCCTGAAAAAGTACACCATCTTACATTCGATCTTGTTCGTTTTTTCTTTAAAATTCCTGGAATATCACTGGTTTTCAAGTTGCTTTATCGGGTAAAAGATAAAAGGCTTGAACGTAAGCTATTTGGAATTACATTTCCTAATCCCGTCGGTTTGGCTGCAGGCTTTGATAAGGATGCAAAGTTGTTTAATGAGTTGTCCTGCATGGGATTTGGGTTTGTCGAAATCGGAACGCTAACGCCTAAACCTCAACCGGGTAATGATAAACCACGCTTGTTCAGACTAAGAGAAGATGAAGCTATAATAAACAGAATGGGATTCAATAATGAAGGAGTAGAGGCGGCTGTTGAAAGGCTAAAAAATAGAAGAGAAAAAGTAATTATTGGCGGAAATATTGGTAAGAATAAAGCTACTGATAATGTGGATGCGGTAAAAGATTATAAGTATGGCTTCAATGTTCTGTTTGACTATGTAGATTATTTTGTGGTGAATGTGAGTTCTCCTAATACCCCGGATTTAAGAGCATTACAGGATAAGAAACCTCTGACCGAACTTTTGAGTAGTTTAAAAGATCTTAATCTTTCTAAACCTGCACCAAAGCCAATACTCCTTAAGATTGCGCCTGATCTTACCACTGGTGATCTTGATGATATTATATCCATTATTAAAGAGTTGAAAATTGATGGTGTAATAGCTACCAATACCACAGTTTCAAGGTCCGGTCTTAAAACTGATCAGGCAGTGTTAGATCAGATTGGCAAATTGGGGGGCTTAAGTGGAAAGCCATTGCATAAAAGATCTGTAGAAGTGGTTGAATATCTGGTGCAAAAATCCGGAAATGCCTTCCCTGTCATTGCGGTCGGAGGAATTCATTCTGCTGAAGATGCCATGGATATGTTCAGGGCAGGTGCCACTCTGGTGCAGATATATACTGGGTTTATCTATGAGGGCCCCGCTCTGGTTAGTGCAATCAATAAGAAATTACTCAAAGAAAAATAGGATTTTTAATAGTAAGACCTTCTCATATTTTAAACCTATTCTTTGGTAAAAATTCTTAATTTTGTAATCCATTATTCCAAATACCATGGCTGAAAATACCTATAAGAAACCTAATAAAAAGAAGGAAAAAGAAAGCTCTGGAAGCAGACTTCCCAACATTAATTTAGGTTTTCTGAAAGACAGGCGATTTTTGCTTGCTTCAGGATTCACTTTATTGGTATTTTCCCTTTGTCTGGTCATTGCCTTTATATCTTTTCTGTTTAATGGAACCGAAGATCAAAGTGTAGTAGAGGCATTACTTTCAACAAACGTTCAGGAGTCGGGACTGGAATCCAGAAACTGGCTGGGATTATTTGGATCTGTTTTATCATATTGGTTTATATTTAAGTGGTTTGGAATAGCGTCCTTTTTATTTATCCCACTGGTTTTCCTGATAGGTTTTAAACTGGTTTTTCAAAAGGATCTCTTCAATTTCAGAAGAGTATTTATATTCTGTGCATTTTTTATATTTTGGATTTCACTTACTTCCGGTTATTTTGTTTTTGCAATTGATAATCAGTCTGTCCTTGGTTTTCTGAGTGGAGGTATTGGCTTTGAACTTGCAAATATTACAAACGCAATGATTGGCTGGGGGACTCCGCTTGTAATGCTTCTGGCCCTGGTAATTTTCAGCATATTTTATTTTAACATTACCACAATCTGGGGAGCCAAAGAGGTACTGGCAGAAAATGTTGCAGAGGCCAAAAATCATTTAAAAGAAATTGCTTCTGATGATCAGGAAAAAGAAGAAGAGGAAGAGGAAATTTCAGATGAAGACTGGCTGGTCAAGGTTGTGGATGAACAAGAGGAGACTGCTGAAGAAGCTTTAGAAGAAGAGGAAGAAGTATCTGGGCAGGAATATGAGAATGAGGAATATGAGGAAGAAGTTGGCGAAGAAGATGGGGCAGAGGAAGAATATGAATATGAAGAAAATTCAGAAGAAGAGGAAGTTCATGAATACATTCCTTCCAATGAAGAAGGAGGTATAGGTCTGATGGTTGCAAAAGCACCTGAGGAAGAGATTGTTGAAGAAGGAATAGCTGAAAACTATGATCCGACCCTTGATCTATCTTCTTATAAATATCCAACCCTTGACTTACTTAATGAATATGAAGGAGTTAAATTTCAGGTAAGCAAAGAAGAGCTTGAGGCCAACAAA
Coding sequences within it:
- a CDS encoding quinone-dependent dihydroorotate dehydrogenase; amino-acid sequence: MYKKILLPLLFQIDPEKVHHLTFDLVRFFFKIPGISLVFKLLYRVKDKRLERKLFGITFPNPVGLAAGFDKDAKLFNELSCMGFGFVEIGTLTPKPQPGNDKPRLFRLREDEAIINRMGFNNEGVEAAVERLKNRREKVIIGGNIGKNKATDNVDAVKDYKYGFNVLFDYVDYFVVNVSSPNTPDLRALQDKKPLTELLSSLKDLNLSKPAPKPILLKIAPDLTTGDLDDIISIIKELKIDGVIATNTTVSRSGLKTDQAVLDQIGKLGGLSGKPLHKRSVEVVEYLVQKSGNAFPVIAVGGIHSAEDAMDMFRAGATLVQIYTGFIYEGPALVSAINKKLLKEK